The genomic DNA CCTGTCATGCAGGCGCGGTGCAAAGCCGATTCTGCCATCGGGGTGTTGTGACCGCTGCCCGGATAAACCTAGTGTGCCGTCGGCCTGGCGACCCACTCGCGGTCCCAGGAGGTGACTTCGTAGCGTGAAGTCATCGGGAAACCCGGTGGGCGCATGTGTTCGAGCCGTTTGTCGAAACTGATCCTGGTGCGAAACCGCGGCTCGGTGGCCGACACGGTACCGGCGCTGATGCTGCCGTAGATGGCCAGCAAACCGTCCGGGCCGCGACGGTAGCCACGCACCGCGAAACGGCCCCTGGCATAGATGGAGCCGTGTATGGTCAGGTCCCCTTCGCCGGTCACGTCCGCAGCGGCAATTTCGACGTCGCGATCGGACACCAGCCCGAGGAAGTCGTCGCTGTCAGCGAAACGTTCCGGGTGTCGCGAGTAGACCAGGTCACCTTCGATGACGACCTTGCGCGGTGAATACACCAGCACCCGGCCGCGCACGGTCCCGCTCACATACAATCTCGCCCTGCGCCCTGCCAAGAGGTAAATCTCGTCGCCGATGTCGCGGCGTTCCTCGAAGCTGTCACGTCCCGCCCTGCTCCAGCCATAGGTTCCATCCGCGTGAAAACGAATGCGCGTGTCGCTGGTTAAACGATGGATAAGCCCCTCATCGACATGGCGGTCTTCAGGAAACGGCAGGAAACGGTCCGGCAGCCTGATAGCTTTCACCCCCGTCTCCAGCCCGCCGAGAAAAATATCATCGTGATGCACGCGGCCCTCGCTGTCCAGATTCACTCCGCGCGCGGCTACCGAAACCTTGCCGTGAAAACGAGGCCGACCGTCGCGCGACGACAACAGGTTGATGCTGGTATTGGAATGAAAACGACCGTCCATTTCGTCGCGGTGAATCTGCACTTGCGGATCCCAGCGACCGACAAACTGCGTGAAGTTGGAAAACGCCAGCCGCCGCATCGTGAGCTCCGTCGTCATATGACTGCCATCCTCGAACTTGCTCACCTCGACCGTCACACGCTCAATCTCCGTGTTGCCGCGTATATCGTCGCGACGTATGCGGGCGGTATATTCCTGGCCGCGATGCTTCCAGGACACTTGCTGCAGGTCAGGCGGCATGCGTGCAATCTGGTCCTGCAGCTTATCGATGCGCTGTTCCAGCATACGCCGCTCTCTTGCCGCCAGCGCAAACTTTGCAACCGGCTCGGCTACCGGCTCCGGTGGCGCGCCTGGCACTTCTGCATCGCTTGCGCCGGTTGTCGTGACTATCGCTTCGGCCTGCACCGGGGCGGGGGCGGCGGCCGCCTGCCTGACCGCCTGCCTGACCGCCGGCCTTACTGATGCCGGCTGCTGCCGGGCCGGTCGCGCCGGCGGCGGCGCAGGCTGCGACGGTGACGCGGTTGCCGGCTCAGGCGGCGACTGTGCCACGCTTTTCTCGGGCACCACAGCCGGCGCACTGGCAACAGACACGCGTTCGCGCTTCTCCAGGCCTTCCTCGCTCAGCGTGGGCTGAATACTTACTGTCAGCAAGCGCGTGTAGATAGAGGGGTCGAACTCAAAAGTGACGAACAACGCCACCGCGACAAAAGCAATCACATGGACAGCCGATGACAGGCCTAATGCGATTGGAAACGAGCGGTTTGTTCTGGTTGCCATGTCGTTGTGTCCGGCCGCCACTGGTGCTGCACCGATCTGTTTCAGCAGCTTAGCCATCGCCTGCCAGCATCTCCAGAATGGCGCGGTATATTGTTGAATGTGAGATGAAAACCGCGCCAGCAAGGATCGATGCCGCGCAACCGTTTGGCAAATTTGGCGGCGCCTGTTCCGTCGAGCCGCGCGTCACCGCCGCATCACCGGTCAGGGGACGATCTTGTGAATGTCGCCTGACACGAATGAGATGACGTAAAGCTCGCCGGCGCTGTCGCGGGCAAACGAGACAATGGACAGGTTCGTCTCGGCGATCAATTCGTTAGCGAAACCACTCTGAGTCTGCTCAAGGGCCCAGATGTTGCCGGTAATGAAATCACCGTAGACAAACTTGCCTACCAGGTCGGGAATGGCGCTGCCACGGTAGACCAGCCCGCCCGTGATCGATTGCGCGCTATCGCGACTGAGTTCGGCGATTGGCGTCTCAGTTCCGGAGCGGTCGGGACAACCGGACTCACCACTGAAGCTGGCGCTGCCCTCATAGCAGTTCCAGCCGTAGTTGCCGCCCGCTACCCCCAGGTTGATTTCCTCGGTGGAATTCTGGCCGACGTCGCCAAAATAGAAATTACCGCTGACTGTGTCCTGATCAAAACGCCACGGGTTGCGCACGCCGTAAAGAAAAATTTCCGGACGGCCACCGGCGCCGCCGGCAAATGGATTGCCCGACGGAATCGCTACCGCGTTGGGCGTCGTCAGGTCCAATCGCAAAATCGTGCCAGACAGACTGGCCGTGTTTTGACCGTTACCGCCGGGGTCCCCGCCACCGCCGCCATCGCCCTGACCCCAGTACAGGTTCATCGTGCCGGGCTCGAACGACAGGTCGCTGCTGTTGTGATTGGTATTTGGCTGCGGCACCGTCAATAGTATTTGCTCGCTGGCGGCATCTATCGTGGCGGTACCCGAATTAAAGGCGAAATAGGACAGACGGGCCTCGAGCGGATTGCCTCCGGTATAGGAAACATACATCGCGCCGTTGGCACCGACTTCGGGATGAAACTCAAATGCCATCAGGCCGTTCTCACTGGCATTGCTGACAACCCGATCGGAAATATTCATTGCCACCTGGGTACCACCACGGCCGGTACCGCTAAACGTATAAATAATCCCGCCGCGCTCGGCGACATACCAGCGTCCATCCTGCTCGATCAGGTCGAGCGGCTGGTTGAAGCTTTGACCAGCGAATACCGGTGTGGTGTTCACCGTCAACTGTGTCGGCGGCGGTGGTGGCTGATTGGGTAGCGCTGGCGGCGGCGTGCCGCCACCGGAGCTGCCACCGCCACAGCTAGTGGCAAACAATGCGGCCACGACCATGGTGGCCCGGAGCGGATTTTTCATCAGTGTCGGCTCATCTCGATTCCACAGTGTAAGACAGATCAATCAGCACCGTACAATGTGACGGCGGTCTGGGCCTGCTGCAGCTGCCCGCGCCAAAATTCGTGTTTTTGCATCGGCCTGTTTTCAATGACCGATCTGCTGCTGTTCACCGTCGCCGCGCTGATTTTCGCCTGCATTGCTGTTGCAGCCGCGGCAGTCGACGCCCATCTGGCCTCAATCGCCGAATACGCTTACCACGATTTCCAGGGCTACATGGCCAATCTGGCCTCCACCGCGCAGGCCTGCGCAACCCCTGGCAAGGGCAACATGCCGTGCACCGACGGCAGGGCACGCCAGTCATCGATGTTGTTGCAGGCGATTGCTGCAACGCGCCCCGACCTGGCGACTAGCGACTACGGCGAGTAATACCCAGCCCGATCAGTCCGGCGCCGAGCAATAAGACGACGCCGGGCTCGGGGACGAGTACGCGGGCGGAACGGTGAAACCAACCTCCGATCTGGTAGTTGGTGATGTCCTTGTCTATGTTGTCGCCAGTAAACGCCTGGTCCATATACGGGAAGTCGACAACTCTCGCAGCTCTGCCCCTGGTCGCAGTCGCTTCATCGCGGGACCAACCCCACGCGACCGGATATTGGCCCGGTGCCGGATCGAATAGTTCAAAAAAAGCCGGTGCCCATTCGCTGTACGGAAATTGCAGGTTAGAGATTCCGCCCGGATGCCCAAATAGGGTAGAGAAGAGATCACCAATTTCGTAAATGCCGGCCCACGTCCAGCCATCGAAACTGACTTCGCCAAGATTGCCGGAACACGCACCAGAATCAGGATCACAGACCGACGCAAAGTCGTTCCAGCTGAAACCGAGTGTGTCAGTAACCTGGCGCCACTCGAGGTCGCCGACCGTAACCGGCGTGGCTAACGAAAACCCAGGAGCTGCCAGCAGCAACACCAATGTCAGGTTGGAAAACAAATTTTTCATAATGGCACCCTTGCAGGTTCGCAAACGTCATTGCCTGGAAAGATGCAAAAGCGGGGCCGGTTTGCTGCGCAGGAGCGCTATGTAAAGCAACGCTGGTGTTTTGCCGCACAAACTGCGAACGGTTTTACCCCTCGCTGTTCGTTATGTAGCGTGAATTTCGGGCGCAACCGTTGGCATCAGCACAGGATGTAAAGCGAGCCGACACCGCGGCCGTGGTCGCTACAGGGCGAGCCAGCCCGGCACGCTGGTACGGGCCTGGTCGAGGCGGCGTTCCAGCGCGAGAAAATTTGGCTGGTGTTTTGCCAGCAGGCGCCAGAAGCGGCGCGAGTGATTCAGGTGCCTGGTGTGGCACAGCTCATGGAACATCAGGTGCTTGACCAGTTCCGGTTCGAGGAACAGCAGGCAATAGTTGATGCTGATGGTGCCGCTGGATGAATAGCTGCCCCAGCGGGTTTTCTGGCCGCGTACCTGGACGCGTTTGAATTCGAAGCCGTGTTCGGCGGCGATACGTTCGAGCTGCGGCACCAGCTCCTGGCGTGCCTTGGTTTGCAGCCAGCGACGCAGGTGCTGCCGGCAGGCCGGGCGATCCTCGTGCACCGCGGGCACTTCAATTACGTCATCACGCTCATGCAGCCGCTTGTGAGCATATTCCACCCGCCAGCATGCACCGAGCGCCGGCAGCTCGATGCTGTCGGGCATCGAGCGCATTGCCGGGGAAACATTCTTTTCCACTTCCCCAAGCGCGCGGTCGATCCACTGGCGGTGCTGGCTGACAAACTGCTGCACCTCGCCGGGCCGGGTATGCCGCGGCACCACGACTTCCACAACACCGTCCACATTGACATGGATTGCCATGTGATGGGCGCGGGGACTCTCTCTGATAATGAAGCGCGAATCGGGCGCGTGCGGCGCGAGCAGGTCAAGCTGCGCTTCAGCCATCTTCAGGTAACCCGGTGCCGGAATAACTGATGGGATCGGCGCCGTCGATCTTGTCGTAATCGACTTCGGCCATTTCATGGATATAAAGCTTTACCGGCCGTTCGAAACTGAGTTTACCCAGCACGGTCGATCCCGGGCCGATGATGACAAGGGCAGGCTCCTTGATGTCCTGGCCGCTTGGTTTGTAAACGGTGACATTTCCTTTCACGGTGGAACTGTCGGTAATAACGATGCCGCCGTTGTAGTTACCGACGTTACCGTCGACGGTTGCCCCGGTCAGCCGGATCGGCCCATTGACCGTTTTGATATTGCCGGTGACGGTCGCACCGCTTTTTACCTTCACCCCGCCGTTGACGAGCTTGATATCGCCGTCGACGCGCGCGTTCTGTTCGCAGTCGGTCGAGCTGTTCACGCCCTCGATGCTGCCGGTGCGCGCCCGCTCACCGACGCTGATCGGTCCGTTGACCGAGGCAATGTCTTTTACCGTGGCGCCGTCCTCGACGGTTATCCGGCCGTTGACCGACTTGACCGAGCCGTCAGCAGTGGCGTCGGCGCCGACGACAATGTTGCCGTTGACCGAGCTGGCACCCGAGCTGGATTTGGAGCCGGCCGCGATGACCACGTCTTCATTGACGCTTACGTCGCAACCCGCCAGAGAAGCAACTAGAAGTAATACCAGTAAGATCTTGATTTTCATAGCGCTGCGCCCACCCGTGTGCCCTGATCGATGGCCCGCTTGGCGTCCAGTTCCGCCGCTTTATCGGCCCCCCCGATTAGATGCACCTCGAGCCCGGAGGGTTCAATTTGAGCTACCAGCTCGCGCTGAGGCTCCTGACCGGCACAGATTAGCACGGTATCGACGGCCAGCGTCTGCGGCTGGTCATTGATCTCCACGTGCAGGCCAGCATCGTCGATACGGTGATACTTCACGCCCGGCACCATCATCACGCCACGTCGCTGCAGCGTCGTACGGTGGATCCAGCCGGTCGTCTTGCCCAGCCCCTTGCCCGGCTTGGCGCTCTTGCGCTGCAGCAGCCACACATGACGCTTGCTGTCCGGCAGCTGCGGCTCCACGCCGGCAATGCCGCCGCGCGCCTCGAGCTGTGGATCGATGCCCCATTCGTCAAGAAAAGCCTCGACCTGCGGGTGTTCGCCTTCGTGAGTCAGGTATTCGGCCGCATCGAAACCGATGCCGCCGGCGCCGATGATTGCTACGCGTTTGCCGGCCTGCCGGCGTCCTGAAATAACTTCGTCGTAGCGCAGCACACTCGGATGATCGATGCCTTCTATGGGCGGAACGCGTGGCGTCACGCCGGTTGCCACAACCACCGCATCGTAACCATTGGCCGTCAACGTTTGCGCCGTTGCTTCAGTTTGCAGCCGGACGTTGACGCCGGCCAGCTCCATGCGGCGGCGGAAATAGCGCAGCGTCTCGTCAAACTCTTCCTTGCCCGGGATGCGCCGGGCAAGATTGAACTGGCCGCCAATCTCGCCGGCCTTTTCGTACAGCGTGACATTGTGGCCACGCTCTGCCGCCACCGAAGCACACGCCAGCCCGGCAGGGCCGGCACCGACAACAGCGACATTCCGTGGTGTTGCAGCCGGTTCGATAACCAGCTCTGTTTCTCGCCCCGCCTGCGGGTTGACCAGGCAAGTCGCGGGTTCGCCCTCGAACACGTGGTCCAGGCATGCCTGGTTACAGGCGATGCAGGTGTTGATTTCATCCACGCGCCCGCTTTGCGATTTTTCCATCAGGTACGGGTCGGCGAGGAATGGCCGCGCCATCGACACCATGTCGGCATCGCCACGCGCCAGCACCTCTTCTGCCACGGCGGGCATATTGATGCGGTTGGTGGTTATCAACGGGACATTGACTGCACCGCGGAGCTTTGCCGTGACGAAGGCAAACGCCGCGCGCGGCACCATGGTCGCGATGGTGGGTATCCGCGCCTCGTGCCAGCCGATGCCGGTATTGATGAGCGTCGCACCGGCCGCCTCGATGGCCTGTGCCAGCGTCAGCACTTCGCGCCAGTCGCTGCCGGCCTCGATGAGGTCGAGCATCGACAGCCGGTAGATAATGATGAAATCGTCACCGACCGCGGCGCGCACTTTGCGCACGATTTCCAGCGGAAAGCGCATGCGATTTTCGAATGAGCCGCCAAACTCGTCATCGCGATCGTTGGTGTGCTCGACCAGGAACTGGTTGATCAGGTAGCCCTCGGAGCCCATCACTTCGACACCGTCATAACCGGCGTCGCGCGCCAGTGCCGCACAGCGGGCAAAGTCGTCGATCTGCCGGTATACCGCCCGGGTGCTCAGCGCGCGCGGCTTGAACGGCGTGATCGGCGATTTGAAAGCCGACGGTCCCACCGCCAGCGGGTGATAGCCGTAGCGCCCGGCATGCAGTATCTGCATGCAGATATGCCCGCCTTTTTCGTGCACCGCATCGGTTACCAGACGGTGCCGTGCTGTTTCGCCCTTGCGTGTCAGCTTGCCGGCAAA from Gammaproteobacteria bacterium includes the following:
- a CDS encoding PEP-CTERM sorting domain-containing protein, yielding MKNLFSNLTLVLLLAAPGFSLATPVTVGDLEWRQVTDTLGFSWNDFASVCDPDSGACSGNLGEVSFDGWTWAGIYEIGDLFSTLFGHPGGISNLQFPYSEWAPAFFELFDPAPGQYPVAWGWSRDEATATRGRAARVVDFPYMDQAFTGDNIDKDITNYQIGGWFHRSARVLVPEPGVVLLLGAGLIGLGITRRSR
- a CDS encoding glucose sorbosone dehydrogenase is translated as MKNPLRATMVVAALFATSCGGGSSGGGTPPPALPNQPPPPPTQLTVNTTPVFAGQSFNQPLDLIEQDGRWYVAERGGIIYTFSGTGRGGTQVAMNISDRVVSNASENGLMAFEFHPEVGANGAMYVSYTGGNPLEARLSYFAFNSGTATIDAASEQILLTVPQPNTNHNSSDLSFEPGTMNLYWGQGDGGGGGDPGGNGQNTASLSGTILRLDLTTPNAVAIPSGNPFAGGAGGRPEIFLYGVRNPWRFDQDTVSGNFYFGDVGQNSTEEINLGVAGGNYGWNCYEGSASFSGESGCPDRSGTETPIAELSRDSAQSITGGLVYRGSAIPDLVGKFVYGDFITGNIWALEQTQSGFANELIAETNLSIVSFARDSAGELYVISFVSGDIHKIVP
- a CDS encoding NADPH-dependent 2,4-dienoyl-CoA reductase, translating into MEFPKLFEPLDLGFITLRNRALMGSMHTGLEDRARDYPKLAAYFAERAGAGLIVTGGIAPNRAGWVAPFAGKLTRKGETARHRLVTDAVHEKGGHICMQILHAGRYGYHPLAVGPSAFKSPITPFKPRALSTRAVYRQIDDFARCAALARDAGYDGVEVMGSEGYLINQFLVEHTNDRDDEFGGSFENRMRFPLEIVRKVRAAVGDDFIIIYRLSMLDLIEAGSDWREVLTLAQAIEAAGATLINTGIGWHEARIPTIATMVPRAAFAFVTAKLRGAVNVPLITTNRINMPAVAEEVLARGDADMVSMARPFLADPYLMEKSQSGRVDEINTCIACNQACLDHVFEGEPATCLVNPQAGRETELVIEPAATPRNVAVVGAGPAGLACASVAAERGHNVTLYEKAGEIGGQFNLARRIPGKEEFDETLRYFRRRMELAGVNVRLQTEATAQTLTANGYDAVVVATGVTPRVPPIEGIDHPSVLRYDEVISGRRQAGKRVAIIGAGGIGFDAAEYLTHEGEHPQVEAFLDEWGIDPQLEARGGIAGVEPQLPDSKRHVWLLQRKSAKPGKGLGKTTGWIHRTTLQRRGVMMVPGVKYHRIDDAGLHVEINDQPQTLAVDTVLICAGQEPQRELVAQIEPSGLEVHLIGGADKAAELDAKRAIDQGTRVGAAL
- a CDS encoding DUF45 domain-containing protein; protein product: MAEAQLDLLAPHAPDSRFIIRESPRAHHMAIHVNVDGVVEVVVPRHTRPGEVQQFVSQHRQWIDRALGEVEKNVSPAMRSMPDSIELPALGACWRVEYAHKRLHERDDVIEVPAVHEDRPACRQHLRRWLQTKARQELVPQLERIAAEHGFEFKRVQVRGQKTRWGSYSSSGTISINYCLLFLEPELVKHLMFHELCHTRHLNHSRRFWRLLAKHQPNFLALERRLDQARTSVPGWLAL